The window CCACATTGGAGGTGGAGTATTTCCAGAAGCCGTAGACTTTGCTCAGCCGGGTGAGACGCTGGCAGTATAGATCCCAGGTGAAGCGGCTCCGGGCCCGTTCCCGGCCCTGGCCGGAGATGGTCTGCCAGTAGCCGGGTTCTTTGCCGCAGCGCGTGAGAAACCCGCTCAGTTTCTCGTTCAGTAGATCAGGGGTGGTCGGGTTGATCAGAAAGCCGGAGACGCCATCCTCGATGATCTCCTGGGGTCCGCCGAATTCAGTGGCAAAGACCGGCAGGCCGCTGTGCATGGCCTCGAGGATGGTCAGGCCGAAGGCCTCGAACAGGGCGGGCTGGACAAAGATCCCGCCCAGGTCGGCAACCACCCGGTAGGCCTCGCCGGTATCCTCCTTGGACAGGAGTTTGCCGATCCAGCGGATATGGCCGTGCAACTGGTGCTGCTCGATCAGGTCGTGCATCTTGCGGATCTCCGCCTCCTCCTCGGCATCCCGGGAAAGGGTGGGGTCGATGGTGCTGGCGATGAGCAGCAGGTTGGCCTGCTCACGAAGTCGCTCGCTGCGGCCGTAGGCCTCCACCAGGCCGGTGATGTTCTTGATCCGGTCCAGCCGGGAGATGGAAAAGATCAACGGGCGGTCGGGATGCTCCAGCCGGCCGAAACAGTTTTCATCCTCGGTCTCCAGGAGGAGCCGGCGGACCGCCCCGCTCCTGTCCGCCGGGCGGCGTTCCTGCTGGTCAAAGGGGAAAAAGAACTCCGGACTGACCCCCGGCGGAATCACGTTGAACCGGGGATGGAACAGGTTGATGCCGTTGGTCACCTGCATCAGCCCGGGCATGGTGAAGAACTGGTATGATTCGTACTGGCCGATGGTCTCCTCGGTGCCGGTGATCTCCTGGCGGGTGGAGGTGATGATGAAGTTGGCCAGGTTCATGGAGATGATGTCGGCCATGAACTGGGTCGAGAAGTTGTACTCCTGCTCGAATTTTTCCCAATAGAGGTCGCTGAACAGGTACTTGGATTTTTCCAGGGCATGGGCGATGTTGCACTGGATGACGCCCAGGTTTTTGGCCAGCATGGTGGCCACCAGGTTGCCGTCCGAGTAATTGCCCACGATCAGGTCGGGCCGGCCCTCGAATTCATCCAGCAGCTCCTGTTCCACATCCGTGGCAAAGCGGCCCAGATAGGGCCAGATCCGGAAGCGGGAGATCCAGTGGGGGACCACCTCGCCCCGGGGATCACGAAAGGGCACCCTGAGGATCTGGACGTTGCCGGTCCCGCGGACATGTTCCAGGTGCAGGTCAGAGGTGGTGCCCTCGTTTTCCGGGATCAGCCGGGTGACGATTATTATCCTTGGCTCGATATCAAGGCCGGCCCGGCGCAGGTCCTTTCGCAGGAATGATTCCAGGGCCTTGACCTGGTCGAGGATATAGACCACCTGACCGCCGGTGTCGGGCCGGCCGAGGACGTTCTCCTGGCCGAACCAGCCGTGCGGCGAGATAATCGCCACCTTGGAGATCATCGGGATCCGGGCCAGGAACTCCTCCAGGGTGTCGCCGTCGGGCTGTTCCAGGGTGTCCTGGAGGAGTTGCATGGTCTCAAGGATCCGGGCCGCGTTGTCTCCCCAGCCGTCCAGAAAACCCAGCTGCCGGAGTTTTTCCTTGATCGGCTCCAGGTCATCGGGGCATTCGCACCGTTCAAGAAAGTCCATGGCGTCTTCCAATGCGCTTTCCAACCCCTCGGTGTCGCGGATCCGGTCACCGTCCAACAGGAGCTGGAGCCCGTGCATCTGGTGGAGCTTGAGGAACTCGTACAGGGTCCGGTGCCATTTTTCCGGGTGCTGGGCCAGGTTGGCGGACAGGTAGAAGTTGAGGTGCTTGATCCCGGCGCCGATGGTATCCGGGTCGCGCAGGCTGGGACCGTAGTCGTAAAAGGGCGCCAGGTTGATCTTCAAGGGGAGATGGTTGTAGGGCAGGTCCGGTTTTACCAGTTTTTCCTTGATCAAGAGAAAGGTGTCAATGGCCAGCCGTTCCAGCACCGGGCTGTCGGGGAGCAGCCGGTAGATCCGGCAGTTGGCCCGCCGGTGGCGGTAGACCAGGATCAGGCTGTTCTCTACAAGGAGAATTTCCTGGAGTCGGCGGAGAAAGCGGCGGGAGCTGTGCAGGTTGAGCCGGGTCTTTTCCGGATCGTGGCGGAGATATTGATCAAAGGCGAGCAGGATATCGTTGTGCAGGAAGATCGGCGGCGGTTCCGGCTTTTTCAGCGAGAAGAGGAACTCCTGCAACAGGGCGATTTCGTCCTGGTCGATGAAACTGGTTAACGATTTGTCCATCTTTTTTTCCAATTAAATAAAGTTGTAGCGGCGCAGCCCGTCAATAATGGCATTGGCATATTTTTTACTGCTGAAATAGATACGCCGGCGCCCCTTGAGATGGAGCAGTTCCCTGGAGTAATTGCCCACCACCACCCCGCTGGTGTCGCCGCGGAGCATGTCCTCGTCATTGCCGGAGTCACCGCAGGTCAATATGTCCTGCAGCGGGAATCCCCACTTGTATGAGAGGTAGCGGATCGCCCGCCCCTTGGAGGCCCGGTAGGGCAGGATATCCAGGAACTGGCCGTGCGAGAAGACCAGCTGGTAGCGAAGTTTTTTTAGTTGCAGGGTCTGGTGGACCCGGGCGAGCAGATCCGGGTCGTCTTTCATGTAATAGCTGATCTTGAACTGGTGCTGGGCCTCTTCCTCCTGGGGGTCGAGAAAGTCGAGCCGGTCCAGGGCCTCCTTGATCATGTTCCGTTTCCACTGGTAGGAGAGATGTTGCTGCCAGCCCCGGTCCGGGGTGATGTCCGGTCCGTAGAAGATCTCCGAACCCACCGAGCAGATCAGGATGTCCGGCACCGGGATATTGTGTTTTCTAAGGGCCGCGACGGTCATGCCCAGGCAGCGTCCGGTGGCCACCCCCCAGCCGATGTAGTCCTGGTGGACGTCGAACAGGTCCAGCAGGGTATAAAGGGCCTGGGTATCTCCGACCAGGGTGTTATCGATGTCGCTAAAGACCAGTTTTTTCAGGTTGGTCAGCCGCCGGCCCGGCGAGAGGGTGGTGGTCCGGTCCAGTTCGGTGGCCGGCATCTCGGCCAGGACCTCGTTGATCAGTTCCAGGGTCCGGTCACAGTGGCGAGACCAGGAGTAATGAGCCCGGACGCCGTTCACCCCGTTGCTGGAAAATTGTTCCCACAGTTTCCGGTCCACCAGGATCTTTTTGATCGCCCGGGCGATTTCTTCCGGGTTGGCCGGGTCGATCAGGATTCCGTTGTCGCAGTTGCCGATGATGTCAACCGGCCCGCCCTCGCGGGTGGCCACGATCGGTACCCCGCAGGCGGCCGCCTCGATCAGGGTGAGGCCGAACGGTTCGAGCAGGGCCGCATTGACAAATACGCCGATGCTGGCGGCGCAGAGCCGGTAGAGTTCCGGCACCTCGATGCTGAAATCGTGGGTCTTGGGGATGGCCATTTTTCCGTACAGGTCGTACTGGTCCATCAGCAGCAGCATCTCGGTGAGTACTCCCTGCTCGTTTTCCTCCATTTGCGAGATGTCCTTGCGGATCCCGGCGAAGATGGCCAGATTGGCAATGGCCCGCAGTTCCTTGTCCTCGCCGTAGGCAGTGACCAGGCCGGAGATGTTCTTGCGCTTGTCCGGCCGGCACAGGGCGAGAATGAACGGCTTCTGCGGGTCGACCCAGAATCGGTGCAGTTCATGGAGCAGGCTTATGTGGGTCTGCTGGAGCTGTTCGTAGCCCTCGGGCTGGACCAGGTAGGGCTCGTAAAAGGGGAAGAAGTTCCGGATATCGATCCCCGGCGGGATGACCCGGTAGCGGCCGGCAGCGGAGTTGTCGTACAGGCCGTACTGCTCGGAGATCTCGTGGCTGGTGCTGGTTATGATCCGTTCCGCCTCCTTGATCACCCGTTCTTCCACGTCGATCCGGTGGTCGATCCGGTAGCGGCGGACGGTCTCCTCCTCGCTCATCCCTTCGGCCATGAGCCGGTTTTTCTTGTGCCGGCCCAGGGAATGGCCGGTAAAGATAAAGGGGGCACCGAAGATGCTGGCCAGGTTCCGGGCCACATAGCCGCCATCGGCGTAATGGCCGTGGAATATGTCGGGGATTCTGCCCTCGGCCTTGACGAACTTGAGGGCCTTGTCCACCATCTCGTCCAGGTGCGGCCAGAGCAGTTCCTTGCGGATATAGCGGCGGCCGCCGCATTGGATCCGGACGATCCGGGCCTTGTCCGACAGGGGTTCCACCGGGCGGGCATATTCCCTGGATACGGCCTTGTCCACGATCAGGCGGGTGACCAGGTCCACCTGGTCCACCCGGGGGTCCTCGGCCAGGGCCCGGGCCAGTTCCAGGACATATTTGACCTGGCCGCCGGTATCGGCGTCGCGGCCCAGTTCAGGGGATTCGCCTCTGATCAGGCCATGGACGCTGAAGAGTTGCAGGTAGAGTCCCGATGATGACGCCATTGGCGGTTCTCCTCGTTGTTTTCTGGTAAACGCTTACCGGCCGGTGGTTTCCGTAAATCTGTAGTCCTTGGTGAACGGTTACGTTTTCTGTTTCAGCCGCGATGGAACCACTTTTTGATTTCGTCCATGGAGAATGACTTGAAGGTCGGTCTTCCGTGCGGACAGTGGGAAAAGGCGTTGCCGGCCTGCATCCGGGCCAGCAACCCTTCTGTTTCCCCGGGCTGCAGCCGGCGGCCGGCCTTGACCGCGGCCTTGCAGGCCATGGTGGCCAGAATCGAGTCGATGCGGCCGCTGTCCCGGGGCCGGGGAGAATCGCCCTGGAGCCGGCCGACAATATCCCGGAGGATCTCTTCCGGATCAAGGCGGCTCAACAGCGTTGGTACCGCCTTGATCAGATAACTGTCGTCGCCGAACTCCTCCAGGTTGAAACCGAGCCGGTCCAGTTCTTCCCGGTTCCGGTCCAGGGTTTCGGCCAGGTCCGGGCCGAGATCCACTATTTTGGGAAAGAGCAGGGCCTGGCCGGTTATCCGGCGCTGGGAAAACTGTTCTTTTAACTCTTCAAAAAGAATCCGCTCATGGGCCGCATGCTGGTCAATCACCACCAGGCCGTCTTCACCCTGGCAGAGAATGTAGAGGTTGGACAGCTGACCGATGGGGACCAGGCCCGCCGGCCCGGCCGGTTCGCTCTCCCCGGGCGTTGACCATGGCGTTGTTTCAGCATCGGCAAGCGGCCCGGCATAGGAGGGCCGCGGTTCCTCAAGGTATGGAGATGGTGGTCCCGGGGGGAGCGGATGCTGCTGCTCGTAGACCCGGGCCGCCGCGGCGGTGCCGGGTTGATCGCTCAACAGGGAAGCGGTTGCCGGCCGGCCCACCCGGACCGGTCCGGGGCCTGATTCCTCGCCGCGGCCGAACAGCGAGAAGCGGGCCTGCTCCTGGTAGGCGGCCATGGCCCGCCGAACCGCGGTTGCCATCTGCTGGTGGATGAATCGCGCGTCCTGGAGGCGGACCTCCTGTTTGGTGGGGTGCACGTTCACATCCACGGCCGTGGGCGGCAGGTCGAGAAACAGGACCCCGGCCGCGGTGCGGCCCTTCATCATGAAACCGGCCAGCCCCTCATGCACGGCATGGACCAGCATCCGGTCCTTGATCGCCCGGCCGTTGACAAACAGCCGGAGCCGGGCCGATCCGGCGGCCGCCTCGTCCGGCGGCAGGAGCCAGCCGCTGATGGTGAGCCCGCGTTCCTCAATGCTGGCGATTATCTCAAGCAGCGGGGCCGGGGCCTGGCGACCGAGAACCCGGCGGAACCGTTGTTCGCCGGAATCAGTGCCAGCCGGCAGGTTGAGCACGGTCCGGTTCTCGACAACATAGGTGATCCCGAGGCCGGGCGCGGCCAGGCCGTGGTTTTTTACCACCTCTTCGATGTGTCCCAACTCGGTGCGATTGCTCTTTAAGAATTTTTTCCGGGCCGGCTGGTTGCCGAACAGGTTGCGTACCTCAAGGAGTGTGCCCTGTTGGCAGCCGGTTTCATGGACCTTGAGCACCCGGCCGTAGGCCACCTCCACCATGGCGCCCAGTTGCGCCTCGCGGGTCCTGGAGGTGATGGTCAGTCTGGCCACCGAGGCAATACTCGGGATGGCCTCGCCGCGGAACCCGAGGGTGCGGATTGCGGCCAGCTTGGCCGCGTCGGCGGCCGGGCCGGCAAGTTTGCTGGTGGCGTGCCGTTCCAGGCAGAGGAGTAGATCGTCCTGGTCCATGCCGTCGCCGTTGTCCATCACCCGGATCAACCGGGTGCCGCTGCCAGCCACCTCGATGGTCACCCGGCGGGCATTGGCGTCAATGGCGTTTTCCAGTAATTCCTTGACCACCGCGGCCGGTCGTTCAATGACCTCGCCGGCGGCTATCTGATTGGCAAGATGTTCGGACAGGATCGTGATCTTGGACAAAAAAGACTCCGATAAAGTTGAAGTAGACTGGTTGAACCCGGGTCAGTACAGTTTTCCGTTTTCAGGAGCAGATGATCGTGTTACATAGGTGGGGCGATGACGCGGTTCGCTGGATTTTCTGAATTCGGCCAGTCCAACTATGTGAAGTTACAAAACATACCATTTTCACCTTCTGAATACAAGGCGGGAACAACTCCATGGCCCCTCGCCCCGGTAACCGGGCCGCCGGCCGGCCCCGGTCGACCCGGTCGCTGACCACGGCAAAAAAAAGGTCCCGGCCCCGGCCGGCCCGGCGTCCCGGCCGGCGACCCCGGCCCGCTCCCTGGAGCCATGTTCAGCTGTCGATTTTTCTGCTGGCAATCGCCGCAACCCTTACCCTGTTTGTCGGCGGACTCCTTTATCTCTACCTTCTCCTTGACGTGCCGAGGCTGCAATCGGTTGCCGCCTACCGGCCGCCGATGACCAGCCGGGTCCTGGACCGGCACGGCCGGGTGGTGGCCCGTTTCTTTAAGGAAAATCGACTGGTGGTGCCGATCAGCGAGATGCCGCCGCTCCTGGCCAAGGCCTTTGTCGCGGCCGAGGATTCCCGGTTCTATCAACATCCCGGCGTGGATATCTGGTCCATCTTCCGGGCCATGCTCCATAATATCAGTGCCAGGGGGAGCGCCCACGGCGGCAGCACCATCACCCAGCAGGTGACCCGGGCCCTGCTGTTGTCCCGCAAAAAGCTCTATTCCCGCAAGATCAAGGAGGCGATTCTTGCCTATCGGATCGACTCCCAGCTGTCCAAGGACGAGATCCTCTATATCTATCTCAACCAGATCTATCTCGGCGATCGGGCCTATGGGGTGGGGGCCGCGGCTGAGACCTATTTCAATAAAAAAATCGGCGATCTCACCCTGGGAGAGATCGCCTTGCTGGCCGGGCTGCCGCAGTCGCCGAGCCGGTACTCGCCGCGGAAGAACATGACCCTGGCCCGGCGACGGCAGGCCTATGTACTCAACCGGATGGCCGAGGAAGGGTATATCAGTGCTGAAGAGGCGCGCCGGGCCTATGGCCGGCCCCTGGTCCTGGCCCCGGCCGTATCATGGTCCGGGAACCGTTATTTTGTCCAGCAGGTGCGCCGGCTGGTGGAGAAGAAATATGGCGCCGGCCGGCTCAATACCGACGGGCTGACCATTGTCACCACCCTGGATCAGACCGTGCAGCGGGCAGCTGAACAGACCCTGGCCCAGGGGATAGCCGGGCTGGGGATTGTTGACCGGAATGGTGAAACGGTCCAGGCCGGGCTGGTTGCCATTGAGGTGGGCAGTGGTAAGGTGCGGGGGGTGGCCGGCGGCACCGGGTTTGAGCAAAGTCAGTACAACCGGGCTGTCCAGGCCCGGCGGCAACCTGGTTCGGCAATGAAGCCGCTGGTCTATGCCGCGGCCCTGGAACAGGGTTTTACCCCGCAATCGGTGCTTGATGACAGCCCGCTGCACCTGCCCGGCGCCGGCCGCGGCAAGGTCTGGGCCCCGCAGAACTTTGACCGCAGGTTTCACGGACCCATGACCCTGTCCGAGGCCCTGATCAGGTCCAACAACATCGTCACCATTAAACTGTTGCAGGCAGTGGGAGTGAAACAGGTGGTCGGCCTGGCCCGGCGAATGGGGATCAGCGCCCCGCTGCCCGCCGACCTCTCCCTGGCCCTGGGTTCGGCCGGGATCTCCCTGCTGGAACTGACCAACGCCTACACTGTTTTTGCCGACCATGGCCGTTACCAGGCCCCGTTCTTTATTGAAAAGATTTATGATCGCAACGGCCGGCTTCTGGAAGAGAATAAACCCCGGCCGGTCCAGGTGCTGGCCCCGGCCGTGGCCGATGCCATTGCCCGGATGCTCGCCCGGGTGGTCACCGATGGCACCGGCAGGGCGGCCGGCAAGGGGATTTCCGGGCCGGTGGCCGGCAAGACCGGCACCACCGACGCCAATGTCGATGCCTGGTTCATCGGCTATACCCCCCGCCTGGCCGCCGGGGTCTGGGTCGGCTTTGACCGGCCGCATTCCATGGGCCGTGCTGCCACCGGCGGCCGGATCGCGGCCCCGCTCTGGCGGGATTTCATCCAGCAGGTACGGGCCGGGGCAGTTGCCGGGAATTGATCCTTTGGCAAAACCAGGTTCGGTGTTATGCTGGGATATTGCATTCCGCCTGTCGGCGCCACCGGTCAACCCCATGGCCGGACCGTAATTGGCCGGCTGCAACGAAACAATGAAAGAGATCACCGGGGCACGGCAAGGACCCCGCCAGGGGCGACTTTCATATAACGGGATAGGAAACATGGATATCCATCATTTGCGAATTTTCGCCAGTGTCTACAAAAACCTGAGTTTCACCCTGGCCTCCCGGGAGCTGAACATCAGCCAGCCGACCATCAGCGAGCATATCAAGAACCTGGAGGCAACCCTTGACTGCCGGCTTTTCGACCGGCTGGGCCGCTCGATCCTCCCGACCGGAGAGGCGGAGACCATCTATCCCAAGGTGCTCCAGCTGCTGGACGATTTTGCCGCGCTGGAGGAGGAGCTGTCCGCTGCCGCCGGCCGGATGAAGGGCGAGGTGGTCCTGGGCGCCAGTACCATCCCCGGCACCTATATCCTGCCCGCCCTGGCCGCGGCCTTTAAAAAAAAATACCCGGAGATGTCGTTCACCATTCTTATCGACGACTCGCGCCGGGTCACGGAAAAGGTGCTGGCCCATGAACTGCTGCTCGGTGTTGTCGGCGCCAGGGATAAAGCGGCCAGGCTCTCCTACCGGCCGCTGGCGGCCGACGAGCTGATCCTGGCCGCAGGGCCCGGCATGGTGGCCAGGCAGGAGATCAGCCTGGGTGAGTTGAAGAAGCTGCCCTTCCTGCTCCGGGAGCAGGGCTCGGGCACCCGGAAGTGCATGGAGGAGTTTCTCGTCTCCAGCGGGCTGGCGGTCGGTCAACTGAACACGGTGGCCACCCTGGGTTCCACTGCCTCGGTAAAGGAGGCGATGCGGGCCGGGTTGGGGGTGTCGATCCTCTCCCTGCTGGCGGTCCGGGAGGAGCTGAAAACCGGCAAACTGGTCCGGATCGAGGTGCGCGGCCTGGTCATGCGCCGTTCTTTCTACCTGGTCACCAGCACCCTCCGCACCCTGCCCCACCAGTACCGGGCCTTTGTCGACCACCTGCTTGAGTCCGCAGGGACGCACACCCTGTGATCGTAAGCGTTCACCAGCACCCCATCTTCGCACGATCAGGCCGGCTCACATAGGCATACTATGGATTCGCCGGCCTGCTTGCACGAATCCGTGGCCCTGGTAAATGCTTACCGGCCGGTGGTTTCCGTAAATCCGTAGCCCCTGGTGAACGGTTCCTGTGATCAGTTTATCTGAAAGTCGTGCCGGACGAAGCTCGCTGTCCGGGGAGATTTTCATAGTTGTCGGTCTCGCAACAACCCGCGAGACGGACGTGTGTCATGTTGTAACTTGTTGATTTTATTGGGTGGCATTTGAAGCATTTTGGATTGTTACGCGTCCATCATAGTTCGTTGTGGCTGCGGCCCTAAAATCATGGTTCAGCCATGCTGGTCAGTGTCTGTCCGGAAATCAAGGGC of the Desulfobacterales bacterium genome contains:
- a CDS encoding LysR family transcriptional regulator; protein product: MDIHHLRIFASVYKNLSFTLASRELNISQPTISEHIKNLEATLDCRLFDRLGRSILPTGEAETIYPKVLQLLDDFAALEEELSAAAGRMKGEVVLGASTIPGTYILPALAAAFKKKYPEMSFTILIDDSRRVTEKVLAHELLLGVVGARDKAARLSYRPLAADELILAAGPGMVARQEISLGELKKLPFLLREQGSGTRKCMEEFLVSSGLAVGQLNTVATLGSTASVKEAMRAGLGVSILSLLAVREELKTGKLVRIEVRGLVMRRSFYLVTSTLRTLPHQYRAFVDHLLESAGTHTL
- a CDS encoding HAD-IIB family hydrolase, whose product is MASSSGLYLQLFSVHGLIRGESPELGRDADTGGQVKYVLELARALAEDPRVDQVDLVTRLIVDKAVSREYARPVEPLSDKARIVRIQCGGRRYIRKELLWPHLDEMVDKALKFVKAEGRIPDIFHGHYADGGYVARNLASIFGAPFIFTGHSLGRHKKNRLMAEGMSEEETVRRYRIDHRIDVEERVIKEAERIITSTSHEISEQYGLYDNSAAGRYRVIPPGIDIRNFFPFYEPYLVQPEGYEQLQQTHISLLHELHRFWVDPQKPFILALCRPDKRKNISGLVTAYGEDKELRAIANLAIFAGIRKDISQMEENEQGVLTEMLLLMDQYDLYGKMAIPKTHDFSIEVPELYRLCAASIGVFVNAALLEPFGLTLIEAAACGVPIVATREGGPVDIIGNCDNGILIDPANPEEIARAIKKILVDRKLWEQFSSNGVNGVRAHYSWSRHCDRTLELINEVLAEMPATELDRTTTLSPGRRLTNLKKLVFSDIDNTLVGDTQALYTLLDLFDVHQDYIGWGVATGRCLGMTVAALRKHNIPVPDILICSVGSEIFYGPDITPDRGWQQHLSYQWKRNMIKEALDRLDFLDPQEEEAQHQFKISYYMKDDPDLLARVHQTLQLKKLRYQLVFSHGQFLDILPYRASKGRAIRYLSYKWGFPLQDILTCGDSGNDEDMLRGDTSGVVVGNYSRELLHLKGRRRIYFSSKKYANAIIDGLRRYNFI
- a CDS encoding PBP1A family penicillin-binding protein — protein: MAPRPGNRAAGRPRSTRSLTTAKKRSRPRPARRPGRRPRPAPWSHVQLSIFLLAIAATLTLFVGGLLYLYLLLDVPRLQSVAAYRPPMTSRVLDRHGRVVARFFKENRLVVPISEMPPLLAKAFVAAEDSRFYQHPGVDIWSIFRAMLHNISARGSAHGGSTITQQVTRALLLSRKKLYSRKIKEAILAYRIDSQLSKDEILYIYLNQIYLGDRAYGVGAAAETYFNKKIGDLTLGEIALLAGLPQSPSRYSPRKNMTLARRRQAYVLNRMAEEGYISAEEARRAYGRPLVLAPAVSWSGNRYFVQQVRRLVEKKYGAGRLNTDGLTIVTTLDQTVQRAAEQTLAQGIAGLGIVDRNGETVQAGLVAIEVGSGKVRGVAGGTGFEQSQYNRAVQARRQPGSAMKPLVYAAALEQGFTPQSVLDDSPLHLPGAGRGKVWAPQNFDRRFHGPMTLSEALIRSNNIVTIKLLQAVGVKQVVGLARRMGISAPLPADLSLALGSAGISLLELTNAYTVFADHGRYQAPFFIEKIYDRNGRLLEENKPRPVQVLAPAVADAIARMLARVVTDGTGRAAGKGISGPVAGKTGTTDANVDAWFIGYTPRLAAGVWVGFDRPHSMGRAATGGRIAAPLWRDFIQQVRAGAVAGN
- the mutL gene encoding DNA mismatch repair endonuclease MutL, with protein sequence MSKITILSEHLANQIAAGEVIERPAAVVKELLENAIDANARRVTIEVAGSGTRLIRVMDNGDGMDQDDLLLCLERHATSKLAGPAADAAKLAAIRTLGFRGEAIPSIASVARLTITSRTREAQLGAMVEVAYGRVLKVHETGCQQGTLLEVRNLFGNQPARKKFLKSNRTELGHIEEVVKNHGLAAPGLGITYVVENRTVLNLPAGTDSGEQRFRRVLGRQAPAPLLEIIASIEERGLTISGWLLPPDEAAAGSARLRLFVNGRAIKDRMLVHAVHEGLAGFMMKGRTAAGVLFLDLPPTAVDVNVHPTKQEVRLQDARFIHQQMATAVRRAMAAYQEQARFSLFGRGEESGPGPVRVGRPATASLLSDQPGTAAAARVYEQQHPLPPGPPSPYLEEPRPSYAGPLADAETTPWSTPGESEPAGPAGLVPIGQLSNLYILCQGEDGLVVIDQHAAHERILFEELKEQFSQRRITGQALLFPKIVDLGPDLAETLDRNREELDRLGFNLEEFGDDSYLIKAVPTLLSRLDPEEILRDIVGRLQGDSPRPRDSGRIDSILATMACKAAVKAGRRLQPGETEGLLARMQAGNAFSHCPHGRPTFKSFSMDEIKKWFHRG
- a CDS encoding sucrose synthase, coding for MDKSLTSFIDQDEIALLQEFLFSLKKPEPPPIFLHNDILLAFDQYLRHDPEKTRLNLHSSRRFLRRLQEILLVENSLILVYRHRRANCRIYRLLPDSPVLERLAIDTFLLIKEKLVKPDLPYNHLPLKINLAPFYDYGPSLRDPDTIGAGIKHLNFYLSANLAQHPEKWHRTLYEFLKLHQMHGLQLLLDGDRIRDTEGLESALEDAMDFLERCECPDDLEPIKEKLRQLGFLDGWGDNAARILETMQLLQDTLEQPDGDTLEEFLARIPMISKVAIISPHGWFGQENVLGRPDTGGQVVYILDQVKALESFLRKDLRRAGLDIEPRIIIVTRLIPENEGTTSDLHLEHVRGTGNVQILRVPFRDPRGEVVPHWISRFRIWPYLGRFATDVEQELLDEFEGRPDLIVGNYSDGNLVATMLAKNLGVIQCNIAHALEKSKYLFSDLYWEKFEQEYNFSTQFMADIISMNLANFIITSTRQEITGTEETIGQYESYQFFTMPGLMQVTNGINLFHPRFNVIPPGVSPEFFFPFDQQERRPADRSGAVRRLLLETEDENCFGRLEHPDRPLIFSISRLDRIKNITGLVEAYGRSERLREQANLLLIASTIDPTLSRDAEEEAEIRKMHDLIEQHQLHGHIRWIGKLLSKEDTGEAYRVVADLGGIFVQPALFEAFGLTILEAMHSGLPVFATEFGGPQEIIEDGVSGFLINPTTPDLLNEKLSGFLTRCGKEPGYWQTISGQGRERARSRFTWDLYCQRLTRLSKVYGFWKYSTSNVAKDRMRQYCHLLFQLFYKPRADKLLTPDH